The proteins below are encoded in one region of Campylobacter concisus:
- a CDS encoding ATPase, T2SS/T4P/T4SS family has translation RRNQRFDETHCHPSCELPDPFLRYRVQAQHKPSLFNSDIAICIRIPSKEAFTLESFTLSQNVINEGWTYEKIKELNQDKKNVLLSGGTGSGKTSFLNSLMGEIDPGERVVTIEDSQELRVENVNKTQLAVPKIATEIYSYQVA, from the coding sequence CTAGAAGAAATCAGCGCTTCGACGAAACGCATTGCCACCCCTCATGCGAACTGCCCGATCCGTTTTTGCGTTACCGCGTCCAAGCGCAGCATAAACCAAGTCTGTTTAATAGCGATATCGCAATTTGTATAAGGATACCCAGCAAAGAGGCCTTTACACTAGAAAGCTTTACATTAAGTCAAAACGTGATAAACGAGGGCTGGACTTATGAAAAAATCAAAGAGCTGAACCAGGATAAGAAAAACGTACTTTTAAGCGGCGGAACGGGAAGCGGGAAAACCAGTTTTTTAAACTCGTTAATGGGAGAAATAGACCCGGGCGAGCGAGTAGTCACCATAGAGGACAGCCAAGAGCTGAGGGTAGAAAACGTAAATAAAACGCAGCTGGCCGTACCCAAAATCGCCACCGAAATTTACAGCTATCAGGTAGCGAT